ATTTGATTCGCGCAAGGACACTGATTTTCCCCATGCACTTTTGAAATTTCCGAATTAAAGTATTGGAATTATTGCAATCGGGGCCGAAACGGAATGTCTTCGCCACGCCAGATACCCACGCTCGAAGATGTGGCACGCGCCGCAGGCGTCTCTACCGCGACGGTTTCGCGGTGCCTCAACAGCACCGACAGCGTCTCGCAAAAGTCCCGCGAGAAGGTGATGAACGCGGTCGAGGATCTGGGATATACCCCCAACTTCGGCGCCCGCGTGATGGCGGCAAAACGCACGTTTACCATCGGTGCGATCATCCCGACGATGGACAACGCGATTTTCGCCCGCGGTCTGCAGGCCTTTCAGGAAGCGCTTCACGACAGGGGCTATACGCTGCTGGTGAGCAGCTCGTCCTACCGCCCCGACGTGGAGGCCGAGCAGATCAAGGCGCTGGTGGCGCGTGGCGCGGACGGTCTGCTGCTGATCGGATACGAGCGCGGCGCAGATATCTACTCCTATCTGGAGCGGCGCGGCGTTCCGACGCTGGTGTCTTGGGCGCTGTCTGCGGAGAAACCCCAACCCGCCATCGGGTTCGACAACCGCGCGTCGATGTATGCGCTGGCAGCAAAAGTGCTGGAGCTGGGGCACCGCCACATCGCGATGATCTCGGGGGTCATTGCGGGAAACGATCGCGCGGCGGGGCGTCTGCTGGGCATAACCGATGCGCTGAGAGCGGCGGGGCTGGACCCTGACGATCTGCACCGGATCGAAACCCCCTACGAGATTGAAAGCGGGGCAGAGGCCTTTGCGCGGTTGATGCAGGAAACACCGCGCCCCAGCGTTGTCATGTGTGGCAACGATGTTCTGGCGGTGGGGGCGTTGCAGCGCGCGCATGAAATGGGGCTGCGCGTGCCGCAGGATGTGTCGATCACCGGCTTCGACGATATCGAGATCGCGCGCATCGCCCGCCCCAAGCTGACGACGGTTCACGTGCCCCACCGCGAAATGGGCCGGATCGCCGCGGAAGAACTGATCGCGATGGTCGAGGGAAAGAGCGTGGGCGTGTCCCGCGCGCTCGAAAGCTCCCTGCGCATGCGCGACTCGCTCGGCCCGCCCCCTTCGGCCTAGGGCTGTTCCAACCCCTTGCGGAGCAGCGCATTTCTGAAAGGCCCGCGCCAGTTGCCGGTTTTACCTGCGCCGCATCCATTGCTATCATCGGCGCACGATAGATAGCAGCGACAGGCAGGAAGAGGCGACAGATGCACAAACGTCGACTTGGACGTGACGGGCCCGAAGTCGGGGCGGTCGGATATGGCGCGATGTCGTTCTCCGACATGTACGGGCCAACAAACACCGAAGAAAGCCACGCGATCCTCGATGCCTGCCGCGACCTCGGGGTGACGCATCTGGACACCGCGAATGTCTACGG
Above is a window of Sulfitobacter sp. HNIBRBA3233 DNA encoding:
- a CDS encoding LacI family DNA-binding transcriptional regulator produces the protein MSSPRQIPTLEDVARAAGVSTATVSRCLNSTDSVSQKSREKVMNAVEDLGYTPNFGARVMAAKRTFTIGAIIPTMDNAIFARGLQAFQEALHDRGYTLLVSSSSYRPDVEAEQIKALVARGADGLLLIGYERGADIYSYLERRGVPTLVSWALSAEKPQPAIGFDNRASMYALAAKVLELGHRHIAMISGVIAGNDRAAGRLLGITDALRAAGLDPDDLHRIETPYEIESGAEAFARLMQETPRPSVVMCGNDVLAVGALQRAHEMGLRVPQDVSITGFDDIEIARIARPKLTTVHVPHREMGRIAAEELIAMVEGKSVGVSRALESSLRMRDSLGPPPSA